Part of the Anopheles gambiae chromosome 3, idAnoGambNW_F1_1, whole genome shotgun sequence genome is shown below.
CATCGGTGTGGGAAGGCCCTGGGTTAGGGCCATATTCAGCACCTTCGCACCGGCCTTATCGATCACTTCGTCCGTCTCGCCAGCAACGGCGGTCAGCAGCAGAATGACGGAATCACACACTTTAAGCGCATCGAGCACGTTCAGCTCCCGGCCGTGTCCCGTCTCGGGGATGACAAATGAAAACCGCTGCCGGAAGCGTggtacactgaaagtgacaaAGTGAAATTAGTGAAAAAGAACCTTCCCTCTTCACATACCCAAAACAACCTACTTCATGTAACGAACACGGTCCGAAACCTTCATCACAGTCGCCTCCGGATCGCAACCCTCCAGAATGGCCATGGCCGAGTTCGGGTCGATCATATCGTTCAGGGGCAGCACGCAGGTCAGGAACGGTGCCGTCAGTGCGCCACCGATGGCCCGCTTCAGTGCGATCGCCTCCTGGCGTTTGTTTTTGCGCAGCTGGTTGGCCTGCTGGCGTCGCTCATCGCGCGACTGCTGCCGATTCGGCCGGCGGGTCAGTGTTTTCAGGTTCACCTTACCTGTTCCGAggataaaaaaacacccattATAAGTGGAGATTCCAAAAGGAGAAACGAACCAGACGAACTCTTACCTTTCGCCACGCGTTCCAACTCACGCTTCGACGCATGTTTGCcgtgtttgtgcgttttgttggtttgctttAGCGCACCCGGGCGGTGAATCGTTTCGATAGCCATCGTTTTCGACTGCCTTTTGCAGGAAATGTAACACTTTTCCACTGAATAAACGGAAAATTCCGGCACTACTCGCGGGCGCACATGTTTTCGACTGGAGCGAAAATCAACAAGAAGAATGTGAGGTTAGAAGTGTTTGTTGTGATGTTTTTCGTACGGTGGTGCATCTGTCAACAGAAACGGCACGGTGTCATTTTTAAATTGGAATTAATGATTTTATAAAAAGTTTTACACGCTGAAAGTACGGAATTAATTACAGGAAATTTCCTGAAATTCTGTCTACCACGATTTAGGACAGTTTTATTCCCATTTCTCGGTCTCTTTTTTCAATCCATTTCAAATTAACCCTTCAAGTGCACGCGCGTGCAACCGCCCTGCAACGTCAACTTGACAGCACGGCTGACGGGGGCTCAGCTGTCAAATGTATTATTGCCGACGATTGATAAtcaaaaattgaagaaaaccACGAATCCCCCAGAGTGCAGCGATTCCGTAAGCCGGAGAAAACATCCGAAAGCACACGGTCCCGATCAAAGGTACATAATATGATACGTTCCAGTGCGTTCATCAGCCGGCTACCGCTGCGTGGTATCGCGGCAGCGACCCTCAACAGCAATGGTGTAAGTACACCGACGGTGGTTCCAGCGTGCATTCTGATGTAATGATACACaattctctctcgctctctgtccTGTCTCCGTAGGGTCTGTTGCAATCGCCACCCAGCTTGGCGGCACTGCAATCAACACAGGTCCGCCACCGATCGACACCGATCAACACGGTGATAATGTTTGTGCCCCAGCAAGAGGTAAACGGAAAGCTGCCCTCCGCCCTTGGAAAACTTTCTCCTTAAATGTGTCTCCgctgtgtttgcttttagGCATGGATCGTGGAACGGATGGGCAAATTTCACCGCATCCTCGAGCCCGGCCTGAACGTCCTGCTGCCCGTGGTGGACCGGGTGAAGTACGTGCAGAGTCTGAAGGAAATCGCAATAGACGTGCCGAAACAGTCCGCCATCACGTCCGACAACGTAACGCTCAGCATCGACGGTGTGCTGTACCTGCGCATTCTCGACCCGTACCTCGCGTCGTACGGTGTGGAGGACCCGGAGTTTGCCATCACCCAGCTCGCCCAAACGACGATGCGCTCCGAGCTGGGCAAGATGTCACTGGACAAGGTGTTCCGGGAGCGCGAGTCGCTCAACATCAGCATCGTGGAGTCGATCAACAAGGCGAGCGAAGCGTGGGGCATCTCCTGCCTGCGGTACGAAATCCGCGACATCAAGCTGCCGAGCCGGGTGCACGAAGCGATGCAGATGCAGGTGGAGGCGGAGCGGCGCAAGCGGGCCGCGATCCTCGAGTCGGAGGGTGTCCGGGCGGCCGACATTAACGTGGCCGAGGGTAAGCGACAGTCGCGCATCCTTGCCTCCGAGGCGCAGAAGCAGGAGGAGATCAACCGGGCGAATGGTGAGGCGGCCGCCATCATGGCGCTTGCCGATGCGCGTGCGAAAAGTCTGAAAATCGTGGCCGAATCGCTGGCGAACGAGCATGGCCGCAGTGCGGCATCGCTGAGCGTGGCGGAAAAGTACGTGGTCGCGTTCGAGAAGCTGgccaaacacaacaacacgctCATCGTACCGTCGACCGCGTCCGACGTGACGTCGATGGTGGCACAAGCAATGCAGATCTACAGCAATCTCTCAGCCAGCTCGAGGGCAGCTGCCGGCGTTCATCAGGCGGGCGGTGACGACAACACGCAGAACCTGCTGGGGACGCTGAGTGAAACTAGTTCGAAGCTGGACGCGACGCTGCCACCGCTCGATAGCCATCACCACGGGGACAGCAGTATGGGGGGTGGTTCTTCTTCGAAATAAAAGCATGTTGggtttacacacacaaaaccgaaACTGGAAAACGTATGCATTAAATGAACGAGGGCACActcttcccccctttcccttggcgcgatgatgatgatgatgatgatgatgatggcacaTTTGCTTACTTAGTGAAGGAAATTAGGGTAAAAACGAAGGAATCTGACGAGAATCCCTGACGAACGGAGGAATACTTTTTTTGGGTGTGAGTGTAGCAGTTTAGTATCGGTCAGGAAGAGCTAGAGCTAAAGCACAGGATTATTGTtactgtaaataaaaaaaaagtcgacAACAAAAAgcgtttaaaataaatgaaatccaACTAAAAGTGTTCAAATGATGGAGAACTAACAGATCAGGAGAACAATCTACTAACAGTATTTTCTTTTCTCAACTTAAACGCACATATACGCAATAACGAATACAAGCTTAGTTTGTTGTATGAaaactttattgaaaaaaaaaaaacaaaatccccaACGGTACCCACTTATGCTCTAAAAATTGTGATATATGGTGAAATACCTTTCCTCGCAATATTGCGCTATACCCACCCGCAAGAGAGATTTCCCCGGAAAGACCATGTTGAAGGCAGCTAAAACCTGAAACTAAAGAAGAAAACAGGATTAGATTGATTGTCTCCCAACGGCAGACTGTAAAGAACAGCTTGCTCTAAGTAAGCAGACATTCCAACACCAGATTTAGCAAGAAATAAGGCTTGTTAAATTATATTCAGCTATCACGTATCGATCACTGAGGTAATGCGTACAGGTCCGTGATATTAGATCATCatttaaaaaagagaaagTGCAATCTAAATCTGGTGCTGGTGCTCTTTAGATGTTAATTGTACAGGCGCTCCGTCTTTAACTTACCTCATGAACAAAAGATGATTCTCGATGATTCATAGCATGATGAATGGATTTCATAACAGTGTGCAATATATGTTGGACTATTGCACAAGATTCTGAAATTAGGACAAAGAGAACAAACGTAAATATAAATACAATATCTTTCACACTATTAGTCTGCTCTACTTGGAGCTTCGAGCTCGAGAaagaatcgatttttttttaaaactaagTTTGATCAGTAATCACGTATCGTTCACTGTTGTGATGCGTACAGGTCCGTGATATTACAACATCACATGCAAACTCGCAAAGAGCAAACGCCTTGCTGAACTTACCTTTTTGGAATTAATGCCGAATACAGCGGATTAGAGGAGATGGAATCAGCAACATAACCTGCAATCAAAGAAGATAGGATTAGTTAATATCAATGCAAAATCGTCTCGTTTGTTCGTTcacaaataatataaatatgtTCAAGAGTTTGATCAGTAATCACGTATCGTTCACTGTTGTAATGCGTACAGGTCCGTGATATTACAACATCACATGCAATAGAGCTCGAAGATACATATTCAAATTGAAACTGACCTTTTAAGCCAGTTTCACACCTCAAAACATGGCTATATCGGGGAAAAATAAGTATTAAAAATACGATGCTTACCTAGTACGAATCAAATTCCATTAATAGGTTCGTCCGATTGTTGTATCCTTGGATTGTATTTAGATCTTAAAATAGAAACAAGATAAGGGGAAGTTAATAATACATCTAAAACCGAAGAAGggattttttacatttaaaatgTCTCTCAGGCCTGTTGAACTTGAGTATAACAATCACTGGTATCATGGTTTAGGTTTTTCATCacataaaatgcaaaatgcaaattattAGAAAAATAGTAATTGATAGCTTTGCTTACCttttacaattgttttcgttctaCTGTTCAATCGCCAATCCATCCGTTTGCTGTGTTGGGtctgaaaatgaaagaaagaatACAAATTATAACATTGTACACACACGAGCAAGTCAGGACTATTTTCGCTAATTTTTTATACTTTCagtcctgttgagcttgagaTAGTTTACGATCATGGAATCATTCTAGTTTAtatcatcattttaaaaatccttcttCTTTGCGGTCCCTTAGTCACTAAGTTAAAGCATTCAACTTAGTATTATAGTAATCCAATAATTGATAACTTTGCTTACCTTTTAGATTGTTTTGGTGTTGTTAATCAATTTGTCTATTTTCTGCGTTGCTGTGTTGGGTCTGAAATTGAAAGAAAGAATACAAATTATAACATTGTACACACACGAGCAAGTCAGGACTATGTTGactaattttgaatattttcagtcctgttgagcttgagaTAGTTTACGATCATAGAGAATCATTCTAGTTTAtatcatcattttaaaatcCTTTTTCTTTGCGATCCCTAAGCATTTAATCGGACTGTAAGAGCAACAACTTACCATTTTGTTTATCAAACGTCGAAGAGTTCCAGATTCCATGGTGCTCGTAACGATATTCCCCTGTTAAAGGAAACAGAAATACACGATGTAACATACATATTTTGTAGGATTGAACTATAATGTTGTAAGTAACTTACCATTAGTTCTATTCTTCAGCAAAAAGCCTCTTGCAACCGATGATTCCCTCCGATCGTCTCCTCTCGTGCCAGGAAAGTCCATCTTACTTACAATCTGtaaatgaaacacaaaaaccccCAACCTATCCATCCCACCATTTTGACCCATTGCGAACCAAGAAATAGAAAGGAATAATagttttaatgtaaaaaacaaacaaacaagccttttttgtgtttttgtttcgcgaCGTTAGAGCCCCGCCGTTAGTTTAAGcacagcggcggcggcgtcgtgGCGTCGGATTCTTCTCTATTTGCTGTAATTGTAAATTCCAACTTATAGCCATCCCAtcagaagatgaagaagaaaacgtTAACTTAACCCCACGCAcacgtttgtttttcttttcttttctttttcctatAATCGTCATCCCTTAATATGTGGGTAAATCAATTAGCACACACTGGGGTGGTGTTGTTGTCGGGACCATGCGAAAAAGGGAGCCTGCGCCTCTGTGGTTGGATGTGGGGTCCCACAGTGCAGTCCCCATTTGCAGGactgtattgtgtgtgtgtgtgttggtgtgtgcgtgtgaaacTCTTCTCtgtccaataaaaaaaaaatcaaatcatcaTACCGCCCGCGTGCCATGCCTTGCTTTTGAGTGTCTGATTTGCTTTTCTGTGTGTAAATAAGTCCTGTGCTGTGTTGGCTGTCCTGCTGCGGATGGTTTTGCAGCAgcccacacacaacacacagcttCGATTTTATAAATGTACTtggtaaattaataaatgggtttgttgttgttgttgctgctgctgctgctccggccGAAGCGTTTACAGCTTGTCCAAGTACTGCGACAGATCTGGCAGGCCTTCCTTCAGACCCTTACGCTTGCGGATGTCCTGGATGATCTGGTACGGCTTCGTGCTGGGGTCAGTTGGGTCACCGGGGAAGATCTGCCAGTGATCGAACACGCACTGCGGGAATGCCTGTCCACCGGTGTTGGATCTGTGGTGTTGGGGGGGATTAAGAAGAAGACGCACGACACGCCGTTAGACATAACGCAGTACATTCACAGTCACAGTTGTCGGGGAAAATCgacaaaatgaaaatagatcagagttttccaggggttctcataattgtgggacactttcttgactctttcttgtGGGGacggaaattggactctattgCACAGGCTCCTTGGATTCTTTAATTCCTATTAGATTTGTCAAACAAGCGTGCGATATAGTCCAATTTCCGTTACATTAAGCTCATTTCCCGTTAGAAAAAGACAATACAGTgccccacagctatgagatctcctggaaaaccctgtaagataTTCTGTGTTGTACGACAGGTATTGCAGGTTCCAGTGAAAAAGCTCGGATACCACAATGTTTATGCACAACTAAATTTTTCTCTGGCACGATCCACCGTAGATTACACGTTGGGGAAGAAAGTCGGTGCAATCGGAATGTAAGGATAAATGAACCGTGCCGTTACGTCAATCCCCTTTGGCCCACCCGTATTATCTTGCACTTACCTCAGATCGGCGGTGAAACCGAACGACTCGTTGACGGGCAGATAAGCCTTGACGACGAACATGGGCGTACCGGCGACCTGCGAGTCCTCGAACACGTGGCCACGGCGTCTGTTCAGCACACCGTAGATACCACCGACGGCAGCTTCCGGACACTGGATCTCGCACAGGTAGACGGGCTCCATGATGCGGGGCGAGGCCGTAATGTACGAAGCGTACAGCACACGACGGGCGGTCGGGATGATCTGACCACCACCACGATGGATAGCGTCAGCGTGCAGGGCCACATCGTAGATGTTGAAACGAACGCCTAAatagcaagagagagagagagagagcaagagatgATCAAGCattgttcgttttgttcgtTCAAGCAAGCGTGTCTTTTACCTCGCATGTTCTCCTCGGCAAGGACACCCTCCTTCGAAGCCCACTGGAAACCAGCGACGACCGAATCCTTGATTTCGTTCAGGTACTGCACACCCTTGGTGCAGTCGACGACGATGTTCGGGCCAGTACCGTCCGGACCGAAGCACCAGATCTTACGCGCCTCCGTCACATCGTAGTCGTACTTCTCCGACAGGTAGCGGGCACGCTGCTTGAACTCGTCGCGCGCGTTCACGTCACCGTTGTCGATGTCGTCGGGCAGACCGTCCGGCATCGGGACCGCCTTCATGAACAGACGGTTGTGCTTGTTCGGCGACTTGGACAGACACATCTGGTCCGATTCGTCCGACACCGTCTCACGGTACGACACGACCGGATCGGACTTCTTCAGCGGAATGCAGGCGTGATCCTCCTCCAGATCCTTCAGACAGATCTCGAGATGCAGCTCACCGGCACCGGCAATGATGTGCTCGCCCGACTCCTCGATGATACACTGCACCATGGGATCGGACTTGGCCAGACGCTTCAGACCCTCCACCAGCTTGGGCAGATCGGCCGGGTTCTTCGGCTCGACGGCAACGCGCACGACCGGCGACACCGAGAACTTCATCACCTTCATGTTGTGCGCGTCCTTGAACGTCGAGATCGTACCGGTCTTCACCAGGAACTGATCGACACCGACCAGACCGCAGATGTTACCGCACGGCACGTCCTCGATGGCCTCGACGTAACGGCCCATCATCAGAATCGTACGCTGGATCGCCTTCTCGTACAGATCCTCCTTCTTGCCCGGCGTGAAGTTCGGGCCCATGATGCGGCACTTCTGGCCGGTGGCGACCTTACCCGCGAACACACGGCCGAACGCGTAGAAGCGGCCCTTGTCCGAGGTCGGCACCATCTTCGACACGTACATCATGAGCGGACCCTCCGGGTCGCAgttcttcaccgccaccgcggCCTCATCGTCGTGCGGGCCCTCGTACAGCATCTCCATACGGTACTTCTGCGCGACGACAGGCGACGGCAGATGGATGGCAATCATCTGAAGCAGCGCCTCGCCGGCCGGCAGCCACGTGCGCATCACCACCTTCAGCAGGTTCTTGCCGTCCTTGTCCTTGTCCTCGTGCTTCAGCGACACCTTGATCTTCTCCAGCAGCTTCGGGATCTCGTCCGTCTTGTAGTTCATGATCGCGTCGAACACCTTGTAGATCGGGTCGAGGATGTACATCACGAACGAGCGCTTGTTGTCATCGTCCTTCACCTTCGCCCACTTCTTCGTCTTCGAGTTGAAGAAGTTCTCGCCCCACAGGCGGTTCATCAGCTTCACCACGTCGATCTTGAACATGGCCGAGTACATCTCGGCGAACTGCTTGAGCGTGAACGCCCAGCCGTGCAGGCCCGAGCCGAAACCGACCGAACCGCGGGACGGATCGATGCGCACCTCACCCATCGGGCCACCGTCGTCGTTGTACGTGGCGATGATGACGTTCACGTTCTCCACGATACGCTGGAAGGTCTGGTACAGATCCTCCGGGTCGAGCTGCAGCTCCAGCAGCGCACGGTCCAtcttgttcatgaacagtacCGGCTTGATGCGCTCGGCAATAGCCTGACGCAGCACCGTCTCGGTCTGGACGCACACGCCGGACACGCAGTCCACCACCACGAGCGCACCGTCCGTCACACGCAGCGCAGCCGTCACTTCCGACGAGAAATCGACGTGCCCGGGCGAGTCGATCAGGTTGATCAAGAAGCCCTTGCAGTCCTTGTCGCGCTGGTCCGGGTTCGTGATGAACACCAGATCCTTCTCGTCCAGCTCGAAGTACATCGAGATGGCACTGGTttcggggggaaaaaagggaaaacacagGAAAATGAAGCACTTTTACGATTTTTGGGAAAAGTTTGGCTTATTAAGCTCCTTGAAGAGGGAGCACACTTACGTCGACTTGATGGTAATGCAACGCTCCTGCTCGTCCTTGCGGGTGTCGGTGAAACGGGTTTCACCAGCCTTAGCACCGGCAATAATACCGGCCTTCGACACCAGCGAGTCGGTCAGGGTGGACTTACCGTGATCGACGTGAGcgatgacggacatgttgcgGATGTTCCGCTTCTTGTCCATCATGGCACGGATTTCGTCAACGGTAAAGTTAACCTATGGAATGGTGAAAaagtagagaaaaaaatggcatTAAAGTGGGATACAATTACatcaatgaaacaaaaagaaaaagtattcCAGACAGTACTACGTCATGGTGGAAAAGCGTCCCACTACGTCGCACTGTGGCGTAGGTCGTAACGCCGTAGGTGGTTggagaaaacaaagaaaatcaaTTCTATCCCACCGCTTCTCTCCTTTCCTCCATCTGAATCATTCATTATGGAGCCTATTATTTCCTCCCCCTCCCGACCACGCTGCAGACAGGTCATGACGCATTTACACGATGACCGAAGCATGAATGGTTAAGgacgagagggagagagagagagggcaggCAGAGAGTGCACCGAAAGGTAATGTGCATGTGGTGCTGATGCAGCGCCaccgcgcacatacacacatacacacacacagacacactcaaaGTAGGCACTGCTGTTGGCGTGTACACGCGTcacttctctttctcttttctcgCACCATCCTGCCACTGCCGCCGCCATCATCACACCACGCCAAATTCACCCGAGACACGTTATCTCAAGCGATGGAGGTGTGTGGAATCCATCTTTGATCGAAGGCGAGAACTCTATTTCACAATCAGCTGTAAAAACAgccgatgatggtggtgatgatgatgacccTCCGACCGTCATCTAAGTTATCGACAAAGCTGCCTCTGCCCTCCCGACATTGGCAACATGTAAGCGCAGCAGGCTGCTGCAGTTGCAGTTTCTGTACTCTCTCTCCTCCTCTCTATCGACTATTGTCCCTTCCTTTGCTCCTCATGGCGTAAACCGGGTCGGTTGAtgtaaaaccttttttttatgcCGTCGATCCATGTAGACCTACCATTTTGAGGCGATGTTCTTCCGGTCGTTGAAATtacacactttcacacacactgcaccTTTCACCGTGTGCGAAATCCACAAAAACGTGCTTTCCCAAGCTCCCGTTGCCgaccgctctctctctcactgatCAAAAGAGTCTAGCACTTTAATGCCCCTTTTTTAACGACACAGCTACGAGGGATGAGCGCACACTGTATGCGACCCGTTGGAATGAGGTTCTAATACTGCCAAGTCAGCGGCCAACTCTGCCACACACGACTGACCCGTAGGAATTCCCTTTCGCGGAAAAAAGTGCAGAAAAAACGAGCACCAGAGCGCTATCCCGTGTATCGGGAAAAACTAAACCACACATTCACAAccggaaagagaaagagacgaCGCTCTATCCACCCAGCCCGTCGCCTATACGGTTGGCTTGCTCTAGCCCCGGTCATCCGACATCTTGAAACggcaccgtgtgtgtgtcattcgCCCCGTCCCGTGCCGTGGGCAACGAGCCAACGACGTACAGGGGTACGATTTTTCAGCACAATTTTCCGCCCCGTGCGGGTCACTTTTCCACCGAAATCGATACGTTCCCGGATGCGCGGGCCGCCCGGAAGCGTTTGGGACGACTTTCGCCGTGGTCACTTACCATCTTGCAGGATTTTCTCCGGGATCTTTACACGACACGAAAATCAACAACACGCCGACTGCGTGCACAGAAGTGAAAGAGATCGACGTTGTCAGTTTCCGGATCTACGAAGGTTCTGTTTCCTGCTAGATTCGGTGACACATCACAGTGGGACGCCCGGCCGAGCCGGGTCATTCGGTTTGACGTGTGGCGAAATTGAGTCGGCGGGCAACATGTGTGggttttgaattatttgtttgaaaagtACCGTTTTCACGGGGGTAAAATTGAGTCAAATTTCTTTAATTGACGAATAATTCTAAAATAACTGATGCAGAAACAGaggcaacaaaaacagaagaagcaTAACGCATTAGGTAGGGGAAAAGAGTCAGCCATATGGCTCGTCGGCATCTTTCTCCTTTTACCGCCATTCGATGACCTCCAGTTAACCCGCCAACCAGGTGTTGTATACGCGCGCTCGCACGAATTGACAGTTCACGCCGGGCACGCAGGACGGTTGACGGATCTCGTTCAAATAACGCGCATTCAACCGCCAAATAACGCTACAGGATATTTGCTCCTGCAACATACCATCAAAGAGTCCTCGAACCAAACAAAGAAGCccaagagggagagaaagcgagTGCGATTTGTGCCCAAACCACAATTTGTTACGGAAAAGAAACCGCTAACCGAGCTCGAGCGAAAGTGTGCCCGTGTGCGTTGATTATTATttaccaaatagaagaagccAAAAAATGAGCGTGAAAGATATTTACTATTCGGATAAATATTACGACGACGAGTACGAGTACAGGTAAGTGGcgagctggtgctgctgccctgCGGCCTTGAACGTGAACGCTGAAGATCTGCCGGCATCGTCGCgtaccacacaaaaaaaaacccggcgTCCTTGGCGATAATGCTTAGAAGGCGACCTTTTCTCCTTTGGCTAATCTCGTCTTTCGTTGTGCCTTCCTTTCCAGACATGTCGTGCTACCGAAGGACATAGCGAAGCTGGTGCCCAAAACACACCTCATGACCGAGAACGAATGGCGAGCGATCGGTGTACAGCAGTCTCGTGGCTGGGTCCACTACATGGTGCACCAGCCCGAGCCCCACATTCTGCTGTTTCGAAGGCCCATCACGAAGACataagcaaaaagaaaattccCACCCTGGAGCAAAAACCACCCCGAGATCGATCGAGCTCTTCAGGAcgaaatatgtgtgtgtgtgcgtgagtgtgtgtgtgtgtgtatcgcgGCGTGTCCCTGCTGgatgcgaatgtgtgtgtgtgcgtgcgtgcgtgcgtgtgtatgaaTGTATGAGTATGTACCCTTTGCCAATAGACACCCGGGGAGGCGTGCAACAACATCGCCCCTTGTTGTACGCGTCATGAAGATTCTGGAAATGTTCAACGCGCCGCGAGCGTCAGTTCTCGCCGTCGTCGTGGTGTCGCCTCCCGGATGTGAAAATCAGTTCGTCGCGTACTGTACCCACCACACCTCCCAATCTAGCGCGTCGCTTTATGTTTATGCTGCGTGCGGTTCTGCGGTTCGCCGATTGTCACGAAGATCATCGCGTCCGTTTCGCTGCCCGTGTTCCCATCAACATCAACCTTCTGctgagttgttgtttttttttttaatgctccCCGCCCGTTTCTTGTGCCTCTCTCCGTTCGTTACTCCATTGCTCAAGAAGCTGGCAAAACCGGCCGGTAACCTCAACTTCCCTTTCTTACCCGCGCTATGTTTACTTTTGCTGTAGCGTACTCTGGGTGTTAGTTTGTGTATAATATAGCTACGGGTGTAATGAGATCGCCATATCTTACTAATTCGTCTCAGTATGATTGAAAAAAGAGGTATGCAAAATCGCGTCAatcgaagaaaacaaaaaaaggcatcggGGACAGTAGAAGTAGCGCCCAAACGCTCTCGTGGTAGCGAAGGACAGGACAGGGACCCACGATCGAGAGAGGAAAAAGGCTTACAAATTGTCGCAACAAGTATCCTTTCCAAACTACACAAAACAACCCTCAAGCTGTAAACTCAATCTCATTCCACCGATCTGCTTCGTTTGCATTTAAATATGTACagatttctctctctctctcactcatgacgaatgtatttttttgtctaCAAAAAATAGCGAaatgtgtgccttttttctacaaaaaacCACGAAATTACATTTAAGGTAAATTGTACAAATATATTTATggcttaaaaaaaagaagaagctgaTGTTAGCAAACGATCTACGAGCACAAGCCATGATGACGAAACGAAACGTATGGGAGGGAGGAAGGATGTAAGCAGCACGGGTAACCATGGTGATGATCTCACCGCGCACCCTCTTCATCACCGGTGGAGTGGAtcagttttccatttttgttgcCCATTGTTGCCGTTCATTTAACGCACTCTAGGTATAATTTAACCCTGTTCTATTTCTAGCTCTTTTTTTCCCACCACACGCTTCACAATTAGGTGACAAATGGCGACAAGTTTGATATTCATCTGCTCAATGAACGAGTGCGCCGAGCATCATCTAATTGCCGGGAAATGGGTGTCACATTCCGCACCAATTTGGCTACACAAACGGAGGCCGGGGGCCAATCGGGCCAATACTCCAGTCGATTAAACATGTATGTACACAACAAGCCGCCAGccaccaccaaacaccacCCGTCGTCGTATGTATGTTAATTGTTTCGAATGAGTTTCGAAATTATAACCGAACCGTGTTGTGTGGGGCTAGATTGCTAGAGAGATCATTCGGCGAGACGGTGGACGATCATTTCGCCTTTTTCCGCAGTGCGTATCTAGAATCATGCATAATTTGTACAGCCCGGTGGGCCCAACGGGAGGAGATAGCCTGAAGAGCAAAACCTTGACGGTTTGATGAGCGATAATTGAGGGGAATGGTTTTAATCGTTTTACGGGTCGAATGGTGCGTTCCCCCGTGCCCG
Proteins encoded:
- the LOC1269237 gene encoding stomatin-like protein 2, mitochondrial yields the protein MIRSSAFISRLPLRGIAAATLNSNGGLLQSPPSLAALQSTQVRHRSTPINTVIMFVPQQEAWIVERMGKFHRILEPGLNVLLPVVDRVKYVQSLKEIAIDVPKQSAITSDNVTLSIDGVLYLRILDPYLASYGVEDPEFAITQLAQTTMRSELGKMSLDKVFRERESLNISIVESINKASEAWGISCLRYEIRDIKLPSRVHEAMQMQVEAERRKRAAILESEGVRAADINVAEGKRQSRILASEAQKQEEINRANGEAAAIMALADARAKSLKIVAESLANEHGRSAASLSVAEKYVVAFEKLAKHNNTLIVPSTASDVTSMVAQAMQIYSNLSASSRAAAGVHQAGGDDNTQNLLGTLSETSSKLDATLPPLDSHHHGDSSMGGGSSSK
- the LOC1269239 gene encoding eukaryotic translation elongation factor 2 isoform X2, producing MVNFTVDEIRAMMDKKRNIRNMSVIAHVDHGKSTLTDSLVSKAGIIAGAKAGETRFTDTRKDEQERCITIKSTAISMYFELDEKDLVFITNPDQRDKDCKGFLINLIDSPGHVDFSSEVTAALRVTDGALVVVDCVSGVCVQTETVLRQAIAERIKPVLFMNKMDRALLELQLDPEDLYQTFQRIVENVNVIIATYNDDGGPMGEVRIDPSRGSVGFGSGLHGWAFTLKQFAEMYSAMFKIDVVKLMNRLWGENFFNSKTKKWAKVKDDDNKRSFVMYILDPIYKVFDAIMNYKTDEIPKLLEKIKVSLKHEDKDKDGKNLLKVVMRTWLPAGEALLQMIAIHLPSPVVAQKYRMEMLYEGPHDDEAAVAVKNCDPEGPLMMYVSKMVPTSDKGRFYAFGRVFAGKVATGQKCRIMGPNFTPGKKEDLYEKAIQRTILMMGRYVEAIEDVPCGNICGLVGVDQFLVKTGTISTFKDAHNMKVMKFSVSPVVRVAVEPKNPADLPKLVEGLKRLAKSDPMVQCIIEESGEHIIAGAGELHLEICLKDLEEDHACIPLKKSDPVVSYRETVSDESDQMCLSKSPNKHNRLFMKAVPMPDGLPDDIDNGDVNARDEFKQRARYLSEKYDYDVTEARKIWCFGPDGTGPNIVVDCTKGVQYLNEIKDSVVAGFQWASKEGVLAEENMRGVRFNIYDVALHADAIHRGGGQIIPTARRVLYASYITASPRIMEPVYLCEIQCPEAAVGGIYGVLNRRRGHVFEDSQVAGTPMFVVKAYLPVNESFGFTADLRSNTGGQAFPQCVFDHWQIFPGDPTDPSTKPYQIIQDIRKRKGLKEGLPDLSQYLDKL
- the LOC1269240 gene encoding cyclin-dependent kinases regulatory subunit is translated as MSVKDIYYSDKYYDDEYEYRHVVLPKDIAKLVPKTHLMTENEWRAIGVQQSRGWVHYMVHQPEPHILLFRRPITKT